The Novipirellula artificiosorum genome contains a region encoding:
- a CDS encoding efflux RND transporter periplasmic adaptor subunit translates to MICSNHRLTGAVFALVTMASLAGPLMAQQQLEGFTEPYRRIAVPASEIGVISEIAVVEGDEVLQSQLLARLNDTVLVASLEVARASKDAMGTRRGAEAEVRVREKQLASYRELQENGNASRRELDRSETEYQQAIARLQAIDEELEVRRLEYERVKAQVQRRRIESPISGVVVEVAKEAGEFVSPTDPIVLQVVQLDQLKAIFSVPLSLIRYVREGAEVTLQTGRENRDTQGIVEFVSPVADAESGSVRVKIRIPNLQRSIQSGIAVRWFLDAPTVRISQRTD, encoded by the coding sequence ATGATTTGTTCGAATCACCGCCTGACGGGCGCCGTCTTCGCATTGGTTACGATGGCCTCACTGGCTGGTCCCTTGATGGCCCAGCAACAGCTTGAAGGTTTTACGGAGCCGTATCGACGCATTGCCGTTCCTGCCAGCGAGATTGGGGTGATTTCTGAGATCGCCGTGGTCGAAGGCGACGAGGTGCTTCAGTCGCAACTGCTCGCTCGTCTCAATGACACGGTCCTGGTGGCTTCCTTGGAAGTCGCTCGTGCCTCAAAAGATGCGATGGGGACTCGACGCGGTGCGGAAGCGGAAGTCCGAGTTCGCGAAAAGCAACTTGCAAGCTACAGGGAGCTTCAAGAAAACGGAAACGCTTCGAGAAGGGAACTCGATCGCAGTGAGACGGAATACCAACAGGCGATCGCCCGTTTGCAAGCGATCGACGAAGAGTTGGAAGTGCGCCGGCTCGAGTATGAACGAGTGAAGGCACAGGTCCAGCGTCGTCGGATCGAATCGCCGATCAGTGGGGTCGTCGTGGAAGTCGCTAAAGAAGCGGGCGAGTTTGTTTCACCAACCGATCCCATTGTGTTACAAGTCGTTCAGCTGGATCAGTTGAAGGCAATTTTCTCGGTCCCTCTTTCGTTGATCCGCTACGTTCGCGAGGGAGCTGAGGTCACGCTACAGACAGGACGCGAGAACCGAGACACGCAAGGGATTGTGGAGTTTGTTTCCCCTGTTGCGGATGCCGAGAGTGGTTCGGTTCGAGTGAAGATTCGAATTCCAAACTTGCAGCGATCGATCCAAAGCGGTATTGCGGTCCGCTGGTTCCTCGACGCGCCCACCGTACGCATCAGCCAACGAACGGACTAA
- a CDS encoding efflux RND transporter periplasmic adaptor subunit: MRKPQGFDEERPSRLAAAPRRTDTVDLAASMDAKLRVLSIVIELQSHLDGASTLADAGQQTALAIREAVSASNVLIAWRRFDAVGVPAPLQLIGQSSPPGDQDAALGLQTVLSALEEVALRGDPLCWPSTDPAARHCLLAVNQYAKSIGLSQLVGVCLRQGDNQVRGVVLVVDPNATELAFAQTLLQIVQIPLASKLVAIQRSTPKPWERWFRGLMRWTESSRRNVIAVVVVAVAFLMCVPVSYHVRCDCELQPTHRRYIASPFDAPLEKAHVRPGDLVDQGQLLASIDSRELDLQIASVEAKWNQSEQLRHQKVVAHDFAESRIAELESKRLKLEAELLQYHHDHLRVVSPIAGVVVSGDHQRSEGVPLKKGDVLFEIAPLGEMIAEVSVDEQEFKNVTESMSVRIVLFAMPNRTLQGDVDRVHPQAELKGHQNVFVAETELMDPDNLLRPGMRGYAWVDSGRRALGWILFHRAYASARAALGW, encoded by the coding sequence ATGCGAAAACCACAAGGGTTTGATGAGGAGCGTCCGTCCCGGCTTGCGGCTGCGCCTCGTCGGACCGACACCGTGGATCTGGCTGCATCGATGGATGCAAAGCTGCGCGTGCTTTCGATCGTGATCGAGCTTCAATCGCATCTCGACGGCGCGTCGACGCTCGCCGACGCAGGACAACAGACCGCATTGGCCATCCGCGAGGCGGTCTCGGCATCCAACGTTTTGATTGCTTGGCGCCGCTTCGATGCCGTGGGCGTTCCCGCTCCGCTGCAATTGATCGGCCAATCCTCACCGCCTGGGGATCAAGATGCTGCGTTGGGTTTGCAAACTGTCTTGTCGGCGCTCGAGGAGGTTGCCTTGCGCGGCGACCCGCTTTGTTGGCCCTCGACCGATCCGGCGGCAAGGCATTGCTTGTTGGCCGTCAACCAATACGCCAAATCCATTGGGCTTTCGCAACTGGTCGGCGTTTGCTTGCGCCAGGGCGACAACCAAGTCCGCGGCGTCGTGTTGGTCGTCGATCCCAATGCTACCGAGTTAGCGTTCGCACAGACGTTGTTGCAAATCGTGCAAATTCCGCTCGCAAGTAAATTGGTTGCGATCCAACGCTCGACGCCGAAACCGTGGGAACGCTGGTTCCGCGGCTTGATGCGCTGGACGGAATCGTCGCGACGCAACGTGATCGCGGTGGTGGTCGTCGCCGTCGCCTTCTTGATGTGTGTTCCCGTTTCCTATCATGTGCGTTGTGATTGCGAGCTGCAGCCGACGCACCGCCGATACATCGCCTCTCCGTTCGATGCGCCTTTGGAAAAAGCACATGTCCGCCCCGGTGACCTCGTTGACCAGGGACAGTTGTTGGCGTCCATCGATTCACGCGAACTTGACCTTCAAATCGCGAGTGTCGAGGCGAAATGGAACCAATCCGAGCAGTTACGACACCAGAAGGTTGTGGCTCACGATTTTGCAGAGAGTCGAATCGCTGAACTGGAATCCAAACGGTTGAAGTTGGAAGCGGAACTGCTGCAATATCACCACGACCATTTGCGAGTGGTCAGCCCGATTGCAGGGGTGGTCGTGAGCGGCGACCATCAGCGATCCGAAGGCGTACCCTTGAAAAAGGGCGATGTGCTTTTTGAGATTGCACCACTCGGCGAAATGATTGCCGAGGTTTCGGTGGACGAGCAGGAGTTCAAAAATGTCACGGAATCGATGAGCGTCCGTATCGTCTTGTTTGCGATGCCCAATCGAACCCTCCAAGGCGACGTGGATCGAGTCCATCCGCAAGCGGAATTGAAAGGGCACCAAAATGTTTTCGTCGCCGAAACCGAGCTGATGGATCCTGATAATCTGCTTCGTCCAGGAATGCGTGGCTACGCCTGGGTCGATAGTGGTCGTCGCGCGTTGGGATGGATTTTGTTTCATCGCGCTTATGCTTCGGCTCGTGCGGC
- a CDS encoding preprotein translocase subunit SecA: MSSRVFPRGERAKQARCISGRLHRPDWIPSQLQRTRQLSEALRDSSDAELAEQTDRLRRSVTATSEDELIPLAAASVVEAVRRVMNLDLFDVQLHAGLIVACDAVAEMQTGEGKTLSGIFPTYYKAIRGRGVHVVMPNEYLASRDYEYLTPVFHRLATTTGLIGDDRSRSENRQAYRADVTYGPAHTFGFDFLRDQVLADRSSRRLGDRVFEMLERPSESELPVQRGLYAAIIDEVDHVLIDDAVSPLLLSAHQGDRAVDASIHLRAIDVAKAMNPIADFYVDRTTRQVHLSDAGYHSAYRHTEMAIHPRLVRPWHEYVVLALRTAHLYHRDVEYVVHQGKVKIVDSATGRIFEDRSWSDGLHQAVEAAEGLPITPERYAVARITRQRFFREYECLAGMTGTVDGCQHEFATVYGVPVMTVPLRVSSQRQRLADAVTPTSDAKWQQIAEETERLSKAGRPVLIGTSTISESHEIAEHLSQRGLSFHLLNGVQDADEASIVALAGRSGAITVATNLAGRGTDITLDSEAEQAGGLHVIVSQRNPLSRVERQLIGRCARCGDPGSARVYLSAEDQLICDHAPWIRRAIVRATRLCRTPSPKIERYLRRIQADRQRHFENQRWKLLQSDQDRELMLRRGQAAIACDQL, encoded by the coding sequence ATGAGTTCTCGAGTCTTTCCTCGCGGCGAACGTGCCAAGCAGGCTCGGTGCATCAGCGGTCGGCTCCATCGCCCAGATTGGATTCCGTCGCAGTTGCAAAGGACGAGGCAGCTTTCCGAAGCGCTTCGAGATTCGAGCGATGCGGAACTTGCCGAACAAACCGATCGCTTGAGACGAAGCGTCACAGCGACAAGCGAGGATGAACTGATTCCCCTCGCAGCTGCCTCCGTCGTCGAGGCGGTCCGTCGTGTCATGAACCTCGACCTTTTTGATGTTCAACTGCACGCAGGGCTCATCGTCGCCTGCGATGCCGTAGCCGAAATGCAGACGGGCGAAGGAAAGACGCTCTCGGGCATCTTTCCCACCTACTACAAGGCCATTCGGGGACGAGGCGTCCATGTGGTCATGCCGAACGAGTATCTCGCCAGCCGTGACTATGAATATTTGACTCCTGTTTTCCACCGACTGGCGACCACCACGGGGTTAATCGGCGACGATCGGTCACGCTCCGAGAACCGACAAGCCTATCGGGCGGATGTGACCTACGGTCCGGCACATACATTCGGCTTCGATTTCCTTCGTGACCAGGTTCTTGCCGATCGCTCGTCTCGCCGGCTTGGCGATCGCGTCTTTGAGATGCTTGAGCGTCCCTCGGAAAGCGAATTGCCTGTGCAGCGGGGACTCTATGCTGCGATCATCGATGAAGTGGATCATGTGTTGATTGACGACGCGGTTTCGCCTTTGCTGCTTAGTGCGCATCAGGGCGATCGTGCAGTCGATGCATCGATTCATCTTCGCGCGATCGACGTGGCGAAGGCCATGAATCCAATAGCGGACTTTTACGTCGATCGGACAACGCGTCAGGTCCATCTTTCCGATGCCGGCTACCATTCCGCCTACCGACATACGGAGATGGCCATCCATCCGAGGCTGGTACGTCCGTGGCATGAGTATGTCGTGCTGGCATTGCGCACAGCGCATCTGTACCACCGTGACGTCGAATACGTGGTTCATCAGGGAAAAGTGAAGATTGTCGATTCAGCAACCGGGCGTATTTTCGAAGACCGGTCATGGTCCGATGGGTTGCATCAAGCCGTCGAAGCGGCTGAGGGGCTTCCCATCACACCCGAGCGATACGCGGTGGCCCGGATCACGCGGCAACGCTTTTTTCGAGAATACGAGTGTCTCGCGGGGATGACGGGAACCGTGGATGGCTGTCAACATGAGTTTGCGACGGTTTACGGAGTACCGGTGATGACAGTACCGCTGCGAGTGAGTAGCCAGCGTCAACGGTTGGCGGACGCCGTTACCCCAACGTCCGATGCGAAGTGGCAGCAGATCGCCGAGGAAACCGAGCGTCTGTCCAAAGCGGGGCGACCGGTGTTGATTGGGACCTCGACCATTAGCGAGAGCCATGAAATTGCGGAGCATCTGAGTCAGCGTGGTTTGTCGTTTCATTTACTCAATGGCGTCCAAGATGCAGATGAGGCGTCGATCGTAGCACTCGCGGGTCGCTCAGGTGCGATAACGGTTGCGACCAACTTAGCTGGCCGAGGTACCGACATTACCCTGGACTCCGAAGCGGAACAGGCGGGAGGGTTGCATGTCATTGTCAGCCAACGCAACCCCTTGTCGCGAGTGGAACGGCAACTGATCGGTCGCTGCGCGCGATGCGGGGATCCAGGATCCGCGCGGGTCTACCTTTCGGCTGAAGATCAACTGATCTGCGACCACGCGCCGTGGATCCGTCGGGCGATTGTTCGCGCCACCCGATTGTGTCGCACACCGTCCCCAAAAATCGAACGCTACCTCCGTCGCATTCAGGCGGATCGCCAGCGACACTTCGAAAACCAACGCTGGAAACTGCTTCAGTCGGACCAAGACCGTGAATTGATGCTTCGGCGTGGACAAGCCGCAATCGCTTGCGACCAACTCTAA
- a CDS encoding TolC family protein — protein MIQEQVQHSGRITTETPTPRRTRGTRGSAARSLRRRFAIAGILCGVSVFSLSATSSTALAQDGLIESVSDSRLNAIHANTHNHFWTSLDQYRARAWQLPDDRLRDSAEVTLAVPLEPMWWEMPLAGSLGLADQTQPVDIDWLISLAISNSPHVQAVLTEPEIRRTEIVIADAEFDPLAFVESKFADTNDPVGSALTTGDNSTRYVDETLSGVGGIHSKMRAGGQFELSQRAGYQANNSTFLIPNPQGTTRLEFSFTQPLMKDRGKAFNQTRMMLARLDVQQASSEVRQSLERHLVDVADAYWSLYQARAEWLQRNQLLSSAQQLHDVLRSRQGIDSHQRQVLRANVAVASRRSDLVRAETRIRNAQSRLRMLTASPMLMHAHLQELAPQDHPFVLPLELSVRQSVITALEQRADINEAIRRVQAMSLRVGAAKNQVLPRLDLILSSYVAGLDGNRSSLQAFENQFNGGQPSYAAGFLFELPIANRASRARLTRNRLEMTRAMYEFQQATEVAFTEVEIAARETSTAYQEMLVKKQSIDVQTQEVEYLQQRWELLPDPEESSVVLIDDLLDAQQRLADEERSYVDAQVAYAMSWVQLRRAMGILLRVDELPTHEIDIPCGIWQPSEESDVVIEAAEMALP, from the coding sequence ATGATTCAGGAACAAGTGCAACACTCTGGCAGGATCACGACCGAGACCCCCACACCGAGGCGTACCCGCGGTACGCGAGGCAGTGCTGCGCGGTCCTTGCGAAGACGCTTTGCAATTGCCGGAATCCTCTGTGGCGTCAGCGTCTTTTCGTTGTCCGCCACAAGCTCGACGGCTTTGGCTCAAGATGGATTGATCGAATCCGTCAGCGATTCACGCTTGAATGCGATCCATGCGAACACCCACAACCATTTTTGGACGTCACTTGACCAATACCGAGCTCGTGCTTGGCAGCTTCCCGACGACCGATTGAGGGATTCGGCGGAAGTGACCCTCGCTGTACCGCTCGAGCCGATGTGGTGGGAAATGCCACTTGCCGGGTCGCTGGGACTCGCCGATCAAACGCAGCCGGTCGACATTGATTGGCTCATTTCCTTAGCCATTTCGAACTCACCCCATGTTCAGGCGGTGCTGACCGAGCCTGAGATTCGGCGGACGGAAATCGTCATCGCCGATGCCGAGTTCGATCCCTTAGCCTTTGTTGAATCCAAGTTCGCCGACACGAATGACCCGGTGGGCAGTGCGTTGACCACCGGTGACAACTCAACGCGGTACGTTGATGAGACGCTCAGCGGCGTGGGGGGCATTCACAGCAAGATGCGTGCGGGGGGGCAGTTTGAATTGTCGCAACGGGCAGGATACCAAGCGAACAACTCGACCTTCTTGATCCCCAATCCTCAGGGGACCACGCGGTTAGAATTCAGTTTTACGCAGCCGTTGATGAAAGATCGCGGAAAGGCATTCAACCAAACACGGATGATGTTGGCACGGCTCGATGTGCAACAAGCCTCGAGCGAAGTGCGTCAGAGCTTGGAACGACACCTCGTTGACGTTGCCGATGCCTATTGGAGCTTGTACCAAGCACGCGCCGAATGGCTGCAACGGAACCAGCTGCTTTCGTCCGCACAGCAGCTCCATGATGTGCTGCGTTCACGCCAGGGGATCGATTCGCACCAACGTCAGGTGTTGAGGGCGAATGTGGCGGTTGCCAGTCGACGGTCTGATTTGGTGCGTGCCGAAACGCGGATCCGCAATGCTCAGTCGCGGTTGAGGATGTTGACAGCCAGCCCAATGCTGATGCATGCCCATCTGCAGGAACTCGCTCCCCAGGACCACCCGTTCGTGTTGCCGTTAGAATTATCGGTTCGACAATCGGTGATCACGGCGCTAGAACAACGCGCGGACATCAACGAAGCGATTCGCCGTGTTCAAGCGATGTCGCTCCGCGTGGGTGCCGCGAAGAACCAGGTCCTGCCGAGGCTCGACTTGATCCTCAGCAGCTATGTCGCCGGACTCGATGGAAACCGCAGTTCCCTGCAGGCGTTTGAAAACCAGTTCAATGGCGGGCAACCAAGCTATGCGGCGGGTTTCTTGTTTGAGTTGCCGATTGCCAATCGGGCCAGCCGAGCCAGGTTGACTCGCAACCGTCTCGAAATGACCCGCGCGATGTACGAATTCCAGCAGGCGACCGAGGTCGCGTTTACGGAAGTCGAAATTGCAGCACGAGAGACCAGTACGGCCTATCAGGAGATGTTGGTCAAGAAACAATCGATTGACGTTCAAACGCAAGAAGTGGAGTACCTGCAACAACGATGGGAGTTATTGCCGGACCCCGAGGAATCCAGTGTGGTCTTGATTGACGATCTGTTGGATGCCCAGCAGCGGCTTGCGGATGAAGAGAGATCCTACGTGGATGCGCAAGTTGCCTATGCCATGTCGTGGGTACAGCTTCGCAGGGCCATGGGGATCCTGCTGCGGGTCGACGAATTGCCGACGCACGAAATCGACATTCCTTGTGGCATCTGGCAACCATCCGAAGAGTCGGACGTCGTGATCGAGGCAGCGGAGATGGCGTTACCATGA